The proteins below are encoded in one region of Malaclemys terrapin pileata isolate rMalTer1 chromosome 8, rMalTer1.hap1, whole genome shotgun sequence:
- the GLRX2 gene encoding glutaredoxin 2 isoform X1, which produces MVALRGALRAASSRLRMGNSPSTSMGLSNAATVNKIQETISDNCVVIFSKTTCGYCKMAKKLFQDMNVNYTAIELDMYENGSQFQDILHQMTGGRTVPRVFINGAFIGGATDTQKLHQEGKLLPLVHQCQMRTAKNSDLPCSLP; this is translated from the exons ATGGTGGCCTTGCGGGGAGCCCTGCGCGCCGCCAGCAGCCGGCTCAG aatgggAAATAGTCCATCTACTTCAATGGGATTGTCTAATGCTGCTACCGTGAACAAAATCCAG gaaaccATTTCGGACAACTGTGTAGTGATTTTCTCTAAAACAACATGCGGCTACTGCAAAATGGCAAAGAAACTGTTCCAGGATATGAATGTAAATTACACAGCAATAGAACTAGACATGTATGAAAATGGAAGCCAGTTTCAAGACATTCTTCATCAAATGACTGGTGGCAGGACG GTTCCAAGAGTGTTTATTAATGGGGCTTTCATCGGAGGTGCTACAGATACTCAAAAGCTTCACCAGGAAGGCAAGCTGCTTCCATTAGTTCATCAATGTCAAATGAGAACAGCAAAAAATTCTGATCTGCCATGTAGCCTACCTTAG
- the GLRX2 gene encoding glutaredoxin 2 isoform X2, whose protein sequence is MGNSPSTSMGLSNAATVNKIQETISDNCVVIFSKTTCGYCKMAKKLFQDMNVNYTAIELDMYENGSQFQDILHQMTGGRTVPRVFINGAFIGGATDTQKLHQEGKLLPLVHQCQMRTAKNSDLPCSLP, encoded by the exons atgggAAATAGTCCATCTACTTCAATGGGATTGTCTAATGCTGCTACCGTGAACAAAATCCAG gaaaccATTTCGGACAACTGTGTAGTGATTTTCTCTAAAACAACATGCGGCTACTGCAAAATGGCAAAGAAACTGTTCCAGGATATGAATGTAAATTACACAGCAATAGAACTAGACATGTATGAAAATGGAAGCCAGTTTCAAGACATTCTTCATCAAATGACTGGTGGCAGGACG GTTCCAAGAGTGTTTATTAATGGGGCTTTCATCGGAGGTGCTACAGATACTCAAAAGCTTCACCAGGAAGGCAAGCTGCTTCCATTAGTTCATCAATGTCAAATGAGAACAGCAAAAAATTCTGATCTGCCATGTAGCCTACCTTAG